The DNA window GATTGGCAGTATGGTCTAAAGAGCGTAATTTTTACTTCCTCTGCACAACGCGCAAACCTACGGGCCAGCATGTTACATCGAACTGCCAACGCTCTGCGTTCCCTTTCCAAATCTGCATCATCGGACAAACTGTCGGTCACCCAGTGTCCCAGGTACTTGAAACGTGTGACTCTGTTAAGCAAGGTACCCCCTAAGGTGACTGTGGGACTGTATCGTAACATTTGTTACCTGCTTTAAAAACCAAAAGCTCACTCTTTGTTGCATTGTACCTGAGACCATGGGCCACCGCATAATCCTCACAGATATGGATGAGCCTTCTGAGAGCACTGACTGATGGGCTCAGCAACACCACATCGTCCGCATAATTGATGTTATTAACGCAATGCCCGTCAATGGAGCATCCGATATTGGTATTTGCTGAGCTCACACATCAGTTGGTTTACATACAGGTAGAAAAGCTTAGGTGAGCTGAGTCCCCCCTGCCTCACCCCGCATTCCAACCTGTATGCATCCGATAGGACGCCCGCCGATTTAACATAATTGTACTGGTTATTATACCAGTACTTCAATATATCAATTATGTCTTTCGGAAGGTCGGTATTCTGTGATAGTCTCCTCCACAGGCAGTCATAAGACACCAGGTCGAAGGCCTTGGAGAGGTCCAGGAAGCATGCATACACGGGTGTTTTCCTACTTGTATAGTATTGAACGGTATGCTTGAGGCAGAGGATAGCTGTTTCAGTAGACAAATGTGGCTTAAACCCAAATTGGGcgtcatgtatttttaatgtgctTATCCAGCTGCCGATCAAATAAACCGTCCAACACCTTCACAATCACAGTCGCCAAGGAAATAGGCCTGTAGTTTTTCTTATCACTCGAATCTCCAGTCTTGTTCTTAAGGATAGGTACAACAATAGTTTTAAGTAAGTTAGCTGGAAGATACGAGTGGTtcgaacaaaaactaaaaaacatagCAAGAACTCGTGGTAGGTGTCATGACCAGGGGATTTCCCTCTTTTAAGGCTTCTTATTACGGAAGCCACTTCCTTAGCCGTGAACCTGATAGGCATGCCTCCGGACCCCCCACATCCTCTGAACGGGACGACGGACCCAGTGGAGACTCAACCTTAAACGTGTAACTAAATAGGTTTGCAATTTCAGTAGGGTCGCTAACACCCTCCACACTTACGGGCAAACTCGACTTGGGATTCAAGCTGTTTGTTGTTTTCCAGAAACTACTAAAATTTTTGGCCTGATGCTGACTTgcaataatattcatttttatttggtctttattattttggcaccatttcaatttattttttaattatccttCTACTTTCAACCATTTTTTCATACAATAATCCACTTTTAGGTCTACCAAATAGAGTCCAGTTTTGAAAATCAAATCGAGCCTGCCCGTGAGCagcttttacatatttattccACCCGGTTATGTAACGCTTCTTACGCTGTATACCCCTGTTATAACTAGCTATTGCGCCCTCACACAGTATACCCACAATGTCTCTATATAAATTATCTATAATAACTCGGTGTTCTATATTATTACATCTAGTATCACAACACTTAGTAAATTCTACAGGAAAGTCtacagtttttaaatttatcattacaatatttattaaaatttgaattttgtgaCAAGTTCCTGTCTCTCCATACTATCTTGTTACGTTTAGGCATTTCAAGAGTCACTTTTGGCCTTAGTATGTTAAGGTTACATGTTATTAACATAGGTAGATGATCGGACCAAGAAACGTCGTACAAAACTCTTATGTCTATAATTGAGGTCCAAACTGCATCAGTTACCACACAGTGGTCTAACCAGCTAGTACTACCATGTGCATCACTTACGTAGGTATACGTGTCCGAGTCACTGCCGAGTACATTAATGTCAGCGCATCTCCACTGCACTTCAGACGAAAAAGCTCAATAGTTCACTGCCGAATAGACCATTAGGTTGCGCATTAAAATCCCCTAGGATATAAATTGCATCTACACCACTACTTTCTATTATTGCGTTAATCTCACTTAAACACTCCACAAATTCACTAAGATTATCCATCGACTCAGTTGGCATATAAACCGAGAACACTATAAAAGATTTATCGCCTACTGCTATTTTAATAGCAACTAGACGCACGCTTTTGCATTGTATGGAAGACACATTTCCAAAGGCACTTTTACGCCACAGTAACGCGACTCCACCATATGGCCGACCTCGTAGAATACCCGTCGATGTGTCAACCGCTGATTTACCTACGAAGTCAAACTGAGGGTCTATGCTGCCCAGAAAGGGAATATCATTAACCAGGTTTCTTGCAATGCAATTATATCGGATGTTTCACATAGCAATCTGACAGAATCTATCGATCTAGTAATAGATTTACAATTGAAAGTCACAAAAGTACTTGTTttagatatagatttattatttttgtgatccattatgtgtatttttataaaactcagCCCGTTTCTTGAAGTCTATAAATTTACGAAATGCGATTCCCTCCGGCCATAACTTGTCGTCAAAAAGAAGTGTAATTTGTGCTTgggaacaaatattttatatgcatCGTAGTCTTTCTGTTTCTTCATCTCAATTTTTTCTATAATCACCTTAGTTTCtaattttgacattatgtaCGTCTGTATGTCATTAATAGTCACCCTCTTGTCTACGTTGTTGATAAACAAAGGTGTTTTTATGTCAGCTGCTCTAAACTTTGTAACGGAGTCAGTATTAGCTCGACCTCGAGTTCCTATAAATCTGTCTTTTAATCTCTTTATCTTTTGAGCTAAAATCCATCCTTCATTATCATCTTCATCTTTCTTTGGAAAATTcggcaatttatttattttgtgcggTGTTGACATTATAAGTTGCGCGGCCGCCGAGCaagtaggtaccagtgtttCGTTGCACGCGCCGCTGAGGCCCACTGCCTCACACACCTGACGCATATCGCTCGCTCCTGTGTTCGAAACCACGGTGAGGGCCTCCACATGCTTGCTTGAGGCGCACGCATCGACAAAATGCTCGAGTGAGACGTTATTACACGTCTCAGGTTCGCGCGAGGGAGAAAGGTATAGTGTAGCGTCCTTGGTAACTGACTTTTCTACGACGACGTGAGGTAGGTCCGGCAATTTGgtgtcatttatacaaatattattatttgataacgtGCTATCGCTGCATTTTTGAAATGAGTAGGAACTCTTAAGCTTATCTATATCTTCTTTAACTTTACAAAATTCTTCTTTAGTGACATAAGTTTCTTTATAAGTCTTTAGCTCTCTCTGAATTAAAAGTATATCTTTTAAAAGGCGGGTGGCATCCAGATGGTCAAAAGTGTCCGGTGGAAGTTTCTGCAATTCGCGTGCTACAAAGATAGGTACCATCTCAGGATCAGTTTCTTTTAGCATTGTAATTATATCATATAAATCCCTTTCATTTTTTCCTGTTCCTCTTCTGTTTACTTTGCGCTTAGTTGACGGCGCCGACTCAAACAGTAATTTTTTCGCAATTGATATTTCTTCTACTGCAAACGAAGTGATACATATACGGACTAGGCTCTCCTCGTCCATCACATCGATTTTGTTTTGCATAAATGCAAGCAATTCACTTATCACCACATTACACGTATTACACTTGACCGTAGTCGATGTCAtctttattttgcaattaatgACTCGCGCGTCACTCGTAAGCAATGCGACACACGTCCGCTCGTCACATGGCCACACGCGGGACCTTCACGCGCGGgatcaattttcattcaataaaataggtacttactcaataaaaaaacaaataaaaaatgtgtcttgTAAATTactctttataaaaataacactgaGATCaatgtaaacttaaaatattatttctcattattaatctttaatttttggCAAAGAACTTTGTGGTAGTAATTCCATGATACTTTTGAGTCTCGActgaaacaatataaaacaactttAGTGTTTTAGCACAATCacttaaaagttattttattaaaataaaatttaaattacgtaattatttacgaaactatttttttatagatatcaCTCATGTGGGGAACAAGTCTATAGTTGAGGGGCTAACTATTATCTATTAGGTAATTTAACATACAAGAATACAAAACTACCTAACCATCTGTGGATTTCCCCAACGCTGAGGAAGATAGGTACTTTACTTTCTCTGTTGGTTTTgttgataaacaaaacatacactaaaaaaaaacttgtgctAATTATTGTACAAATTAGATTAACAACGTAAGGAGAACAGCTTTAGGtatctgtctgtctctctgCTTTAGTGTTTACGTGAGCACGTAAACCGTGTACCTATACTCAGGCAAGTCTGCGAACACTCGcaggacaaaaaaaataatagcccTTGGTTATCTACTTACAGTCATTAACTAACTAAAAGAATTACCATAAGTATTTTACATACCTTTGCCGGCGTTGACATTTTGGAGAACAATTTATAGGTATTGTAATACTTTCACAGTGATTTACTTCTCACTCACAACCTACACAATACTGTCAcaccatttaatatttaaaaataccaggtaattttatttcatgttgatctgaaatataattgattaacagagtagtattcccattcgctactgtgtggcatcgcgaattttttcagagaataaaaaaaaagttttttagtctatggcaactcacaactaaacgtcactttcttttttcgcgacttaacagcatcgtggtgattttgttaatttacactttaattacgttatataaatagtttttgggcatatttcaagtcgaaaaagtattgctaagtgatacaaaagccttgaaaatcctggccaagatgtttaaaagtgatcttcgagactataaaggcgctgcggagttaatgcaggatgcgtgtacgcagcccttgccctaggttcatcgccgtgggatggaaccccaaattacggaatataaatgatggaacactgacccataacctcaaagaggggggccaacaggtgaggttttctctgattttaggttcagtgaacaaggacgcaaatatgatgtgagatgatgcgaaatacaaaaaacatgcatgaaccgagcgggtacgagagactttagctcgaagatcgggctcttcgcgagacgtcgtagctctgataaaccctactgcaaagttcgggacgcgagcccgcaacttttgatagtacacaaaacaacatgcattacgtataaccgagctagtacgcgatgctccacgctcgatgttaaattgtgggcgcccccaaattacggaatataaacgatggaacactgacccataacctcaaagaggggggccaacaggtgagatattctctgattttaggttcagtgcacaaggacgcaaatatgatgtgagatgatgcgaagtactaaaaacatgcataaaccgagcgggtacgagagactttagctcgaagatcgggctcttcgcgagacgtcgtagctctgataaaccctactgcaaagttcgggacgcgagcccgccattttgacagctttgagtttgaaaatgtcatataaatttactgcaattccatgtagtccatgtacagcacccacagtccttacagactagagaTTTAACAAAtggttgtctgaatgaccacccattggttagatcagaataaatgtctggctgacagaggggctacactcacatttatctaaatgattttccctcattgttaactatgattaaagtatattagtgcactaaatactttaggtttactatgaatagagactagttaacatcagaaatacagcaagaatgcaaactcctatagagatactaaataccaatgatattaaacattgcccaatcagcaaattggcaagattgttgggaaccttctgtcaacctgcccaagaggttatgttcaaacacacacaaaaaataatagaacaagtgtTCACGGCGATAAGGATGATTTTTGTTTGGACGGTGTAGcacatttaaaaacaacgtGTTGACAGTTCAAAGGTTTATTAGTTACTACCAAATGAATGCAAGTGGACtgtacaaagtaaaaatatagataGGTATACATATGTATGGCTGCTAATGTGGTGGTATGCGGTTAGACATTCCGCCCACCAAAGGATTTAtccttttaataatataactaacaaacaacaacaaaaacgtaAGTATTTTACTGATGTGCATAAGGCACttaattgtaaatgaaaacCAATAAACAAGTTACGTCAAACACGATTATAAGCTGAGCTATTAAAAtggtacattaaaattaaagataagtAGTTAAATACCGTTAAGATTACATTACCGGTAAGTATATAAGTAGATAGAACGTGGTACACAACATAATTAGCAGATAGAAAAAACAGCCGGTGACAGACCAAGTTTGACACTACTAAAGAACCATAAGCTGAACGATAACCACATAAGACGCATTGTCCAATTTAGTCTGTTGCCGTTGTTGTAAAGAAACAGGGTAAgtacaaaattgtattcattCCCAGTTGCTAACCGCCCACTGTgcgatattaatttattagctattatgaagtttggaatgtttacatatttattctaacaaataaaaaggtAAGTACTAACAACACGTTAACATAGCTTAATCTAGGTAAGTAATTTAAGTATTAATCACTATTCAACTCAAGCAAAAATGAATTTTCACATTGTTATTGAAATACTTATGCTAATAATACTACTTATGCGAAATTTAAATGATTGAACAGGTAACAATTTACAACTCTCTGTAACGGGTTCGAATCCCGactaaataaatctgttttctttGTAGTATACATTGAAATTAGTTTAAACTCTTAGGTAGTATACATAATTTACTCACGGGTCGTTTATAGACAccgtttttacattttattgtgacAACACGAGTAATGCCGTCTGGGCCcacatgttttttaattattttacctaaTATCCATTTGCTAGGAGGAATGTTATCCTCccttaaaattacaatgttatCGATGTCTGGTTCAGATTGTttagtatttcatttatatCTTTGATTCAAGTTTACGAGATATTCTTTGTGCCATCTGTTCCAGAAATCGctaactattttttgttttagcctCCATCGATCTaaactagaaatattacaatttgtatAGTTTTCATCACTTAAGTTTAACAAAGGTTCACCTATCAGAAAGTGCCCGGGTGTGAGCGGAAGGGGGTCATTGGGGTCATCACTTAACACAGTTATGGGTCGCGAATTCAAACATGCTTCAACTTGAGCTAGGACTGTAGTTAACTCCTCATATGTAAGTGTAGCATCTCCAATGACTTTCCTAAGATGAGTCTTGGTACTACGTATACCAGCCTCCCACAGTCCTCCAAAATTGGGTGAGTGAGGAGGTATGTAATGCCACGTAGTACGCTCAAGAACAAGTAACTCTGCTATCTCTCCAGGAATCGAAGATTTAGCGTTGTTGAACATGTCTCTCAACTGTTATCTGCACCCACAAAATTGGTGCCATTGTCACTGTAAACATCGTGACAATGACCTCTTCTCGACGTGAAGCGTCGAAATGCAGCGATGAATGCCTTAGCAGTCATGTCCGTGACAGCTTCCAAGTGTATGGCTCGCGTTACCATACAGACAAACAAGCATATATATCCCTTATATGCCTTAGCTCCTCTGCCTGGCGAGAAACGAATGTTGATGGGCCCGCGTAGTCAACACCAGATGATTTAAAAGCCGGTCGGCTTTTACCCTTACGTCAAGTAACTGACCCATCAGTTGCGAGGTGTTCCTTTTAGAATACCTAATGCAGGTAATACACTCACGGTATAATTTCTTTGTTAGATCCTTCGCTCGTATGACCCAATATTTTGACCTTAGATAATTTAGCATAACTAGAGGACCCCCATGCATTATCTTCATATGTGcatctttaattattaacatgGTAAGATGACTCTTAGCAGGTAAAATTACTTGATGTTGTGTATCGTAGGCCATTTCTGATTTCTGAATACGCCCGCCAACTCTTAGAATTCCATTGTTGTCTACAAAGGGACAAAGATTGCGAAGCTTACTCCTTTTTAACACGTAACCATGAGACTTTAACTGTTTAATATCCTCATTAAATTCAATGGCTTGAACCTGtataatacatttgtttaacGTTTCTGATAATTCCTTTGACGTAATAAATTTGGTAAAATGTTCACGTTCAGATataggtaatttaaattttagaaacCGTCTGCAATATGAGATTACCCTTAACATTTGTGATAAACTTGAATATTTTGTCCAAATGAATTCTTGTTCAGTATTGTATAAAGCAGTTAAAGATCTCGTGCGTTCTTCTTCATGCGTATCTTCGTAATTAGGAACACAGGTGTTCATATTTAGGTCAGACAGCCATGCTGGTCCATTCCACCATAGTGAATGATTCAGCAATTCTGAACCTTGTAAGCCCCGTGATGCACAGTCAGCAGGGTTTATGTCAGTAGATACGTGTCCCCAGTGTTCGTAATCTACAGTGTTTAGTATGTCTGATACCCGGTTGCTTACGAAGGTGTTCCACATGCTTGGTCCACCCTTCAACCAAGCAAGTACAATGGTAGAATCTGTCCATGCAAATAACTTGTTATCAGGCACACACAGCACTTGTGATGTTTCTAAAATCAGTTTAGCCGCCAATGCTGCACCGCAAATTTCCAATCTAGGAATTGAGACTTGTTTTTCGATTGGCGCCACCTTTGTTTTGGATGTTATTAGATTGACGTATACTTGATCTCTATCTACGACTCGCAAGTACACGACTGCTCCATATGCGACTTGTGATGCGTCAGCGAAGACGTGCAACTCAATACTTGATGCATTACTGTAGTGTAGCCAACGTGGTATGCTCAGGCCTTTGATGTGTGCTAAATTCTCTCGATATCGCTTCCATTCTAATAGCAAGACACCATTGACAGGCTCATCCCAGTCGAGGCCGGTCTTCCACAGTTTCTGCATAATCATCTTTGCGACTATTACAACAGGAGCTATCCATCCCAAAGGGTCATATAGCTTGGCTATTTCAGAAAGAATAGTTCTTTTTGTTACAGGTTTTTGAGGCTCCGGCAAGTTGACAGTGTATTCAAAATTATCAGTTTAGCTGTGAGTTGCCAtaaactaaaaaacttttttttttttattctctgaaaaaaattcgcgatgccacacagtagcgaatgggaatactactctgttaatacAAACAACACATGTCTGTATACACatacaacatgcattactacaaagttcgggacgcgagcccgcaactttgatggtacacaaacaacatgcattactacaaagttcgggacgtgagcccgcaactttgatagtacacaaacaacatgcattaagtataaccgagcttgtacgcgatACAGcacgaagatcaaaacttcgtacgagatacgacagttttgatgaagaacatactatgttcactggttctcacagtccacaacaagaaccaatggtgacactcttcgaggtggattcgaggctcaagacagaaacaagaccaatgcaactatcaagaatgtataacaaaagttataaccgaataccacctctaaacctaagcaaggactgtggaaaacataagtggtccggcatcaaaccaaagtgctagcacagcaaggtggacccaagagtggtatgacaCAACTGTGATACtctcgctgaacaggacacaggaagggtggccccgagagggtacaccatgccatgcatccagcaggcaattgtcaaccaggtatatgtaatatatctaactgtctttcatggtgtgaacataccaccactaatgtaccttaaaatacttgaacataacattgtttacataaacaatatacatataaataaaatcaacaatatgtgtcagaccatcaataactcacgagttaggggctgtacaaatatgcactcacagtaaaaatttctatctatatacatatatctaaagatttaatattcttaagaccaccaaactcaacggacagatcagatttgttcttaactgaaaacaaataatatatatagaaaaatattatagttttcaaatagtggatatgggaaccttggaccatcaatatcacatgtcttgcacagtcttaagataaaactgattccttagggtcaataacacctaaactcagaaaaattaatccgctttgagtttgaaaatgtcatataaatttactgcaattccatgtagtctatgtacagcacccacagtccttacagactagagaTTTAACAAAcggttgtctgaatgaccacccattggttagaatcagaataaatgtctggctgacagaggggctacactcacatttatctaaatgattttcccttattgttaactatgattaaagtatattagtgcactaaatactttaggtttactatgaatagagactagttaacatcagaaatacagcaagaatgcaactcctatagagatactaaatatcaatgatattaaacattgcccaatcagcaaattggcaagattgttgggaaccttctgtcaacctgcccaagaggttatgttcaaacacacacaaaaaataatagaacaagttaagtacttagccttgttgcataacaatagcaatcttgatgctgtcaactgaccttAGATGGGGGGAAAAAaacatacttgtttcgttatcaatagattttgggcccacaagtttatctataccaataaaaaacaatgtgacacacatatctctaagaagtgaggcacccaataacattaatgctactaaacactaaatgtatatgcatcaatacttagttgaaatgaatatgttttttaagcattcccaacatttgtttaccttactaaatgtttcagaatattaataatgacaaagcaaaaagtcaccaagttcttattcacccaatttttgggatttttaaccgtgAATtgaacacacactgagcagactaggtgccctgacaaaaagcatctcttaggggaagcacttagaagccaacgttagatagctcattaaccatcatgttaccatctgtgtcaacaaagcagtaaccgggatcctattctgatcttcacccttattaattaggaaacattaatggaaagtttagagaatggagctagcttcaaaaccctaaatttccacaaatcagcattgactctaaagatgggagaggaattaggtatggataacaaaggatttctgagaggcttactcagattgagatttgcctgtattacagaaagccagaacccatattttgtattgaaccagctaactcatctgctagctgcctcaaaacacaatattataaacatattgcttatcggttaagaaagtatagatggttattaaatagaacttgcaacaactggttacaagcaacatgatgacaaaataggctagaacataattatatggcacaggaataactctgttgacaatagacacaaacatacatatattatgttaatgacacatacaatacacctgtatctgaagagacagaattatttagttatttatttgaaccaagacacaaaaatctcctaactcctagcttggatagctgctcaatggatactagccgccctctcatatattaaactaaataacatagcccatgtcacaccctgacaattaataagatgagaattgtgataaccaatcTTTTGACAgtaccttactctcagtaaaaaaggaaaggaaccataatgtactttttacttttaagatcataaattatggctaaaagatttaaagatccttgtagcctcaaccaatacctgaaataagttaactctaccatattaaaagtcttacccttggccttcaaaacagttaatcaggtatcaaatttatacctgctgacagctgtatcccacactccagcagtacatctgcaagagcagcaggaatgctcttgagtttaatcaggaaaaaaggtggtttggttgtaggttcttCTACCATTTTCTACATCATTATTTGAGCTGTGAGACTAAGCGGACGTACTTATTGTTGTGATTATAATgagtcatttttaattacaaatattaattagtaatatttctttttttgcaaaccTGCAAAAATTAAGTGTGTCGCGTGTATGCATCTTTATACACTGTACAAGATGAAGcacttttattaagtactaaagAGTGTTTTTCTGTGTTAGTATGTCTAACCCAGGAATAAGCCCTTTTGGGCGTAGCCAATTATTACGGCGTAGTCCACCGCCGACGCCTTCGCCGTCTGAACAACACCAGACTCTTGGAGACCCAGAGCCGCCAGCGTCCACTGAGCCTGAGGTGGAATACGTTTCTACGCCGGAGATCCAGAAATGGTTGACCTCTATCGACTCCATTATGTCGGAAGTTTGTGGTATCGTAGCAGAAGGTAAAATGAATAACGACCAGAAACTCCGTGTCACCAACCTATGCCGTAAGGTCTCTCATGGGACATCTCAGATGGCGGTACTATACCAGTCCCTGAAGCAGAAGGCAATCCAGGCCCATGTTACTATACGACAACTGCAAGGAGAACAGGACATCGCGTACTCCCTCCAAGAACTAAGACAGGTTGTTGCAGCTGAA is part of the Trichoplusia ni isolate ovarian cell line Hi5 unplaced genomic scaffold, tn1 tig00002083, whole genome shotgun sequence genome and encodes:
- the LOC113507435 gene encoding uncharacterized protein LOC113507435, whose translation is MIMQKLWKTGLDWDEPVNGVLLLEWKRYRENLAHIKGLSIPRWLHYSNASSIELHVFADASQVAYGAVVYLRVVDRDQVYVNLITSKTKVAPIEKQVSIPRLEICGAALAAKLILETSQVLCVPDNKLFAWTDSTIVLAWLKGGPSMWNTFVSNRVSDILNTVDYEHWGHVSTDINPADCASRGLQGSELLNHSLWWNGPAWLSDLNMNTCVPNYEDTHEEERTRSLTALYNTEQEFIWTKYSSLSQMLRVQAIEFNEDIKQLKSHGYVLKRSKLRNLCPFVDNNGILRVGGRIQKSEMAYDTQHQPHLSTETAILCLKHTVQYYTSRKTPVYACFLDLSKAFDLVSYDCLWRRLSQNTDLPKDIIDILKYWYNNQYNYVKSAGVLSDAYRLECG